One genomic window of Sporosarcina ureae includes the following:
- the murD gene encoding UDP-N-acetylmuramoyl-L-alanine--D-glutamate ligase: protein MKNTEQFIGKKILVVGLAKSGVAAAGLLQRLGAEVVVNDSKPLEGNEEAVELQTQGIEVIGGGHPNDLLDRNFDFIVKNPGIPYSNSLIASAVEQNIPIWTEVELAGILSEAPIIAITGSNGKTTTTTLLYHMLNMANKKPLIAGNIGTVSCTVAEKAHANEVIVLEASSFQLAGTESFVPRIAIFTNLYEAHLDYHGSMQEYLDAKLQVARNQTSEEYLIFNADQKLINEAVESFKSQKVPFTALGKADEGISADEEWIYWLGEPFIEIKHIKLPGRHNLENILSATAAAILSGCEKTAIENVLSSFTGVRHRMQFVREVKSRTIYNDSKATNTLATKSALSSFKMPIILIAGGLDRGHSFEELRPHMKNVRAVVTIGETAERFAEFAKSCGVTETIQASTMQEAVQKAYACSCEDDVILLSPSCASWDQYESFEIRGDQFIDAVMKL, encoded by the coding sequence ATGAAGAATACTGAACAATTCATAGGTAAAAAAATACTCGTAGTCGGTCTTGCGAAGAGTGGAGTGGCAGCAGCAGGTTTGCTTCAGCGTCTGGGCGCTGAAGTTGTAGTCAATGATTCCAAACCGCTAGAAGGCAATGAAGAGGCAGTGGAACTTCAAACACAAGGAATCGAAGTCATTGGTGGGGGACACCCAAATGATTTGCTGGATCGAAATTTCGACTTCATCGTGAAAAATCCGGGGATTCCTTATAGCAATTCATTGATAGCTAGTGCTGTTGAGCAAAATATCCCGATTTGGACCGAAGTGGAATTAGCAGGTATTCTCAGTGAAGCACCGATTATTGCCATTACAGGTTCAAACGGTAAAACAACAACCACAACATTGCTTTACCACATGCTCAATATGGCCAATAAAAAACCGTTGATTGCCGGCAATATTGGAACGGTTTCTTGTACAGTGGCGGAAAAAGCTCATGCGAATGAAGTGATTGTGCTTGAAGCTTCTTCATTCCAATTGGCTGGAACAGAAAGCTTTGTCCCGCGAATTGCAATTTTTACGAATTTATACGAAGCGCATTTGGACTATCATGGATCGATGCAAGAGTATCTGGATGCAAAGTTGCAAGTGGCACGCAATCAAACTTCAGAAGAATACTTGATTTTTAATGCTGATCAAAAGTTAATTAATGAGGCAGTAGAATCATTTAAATCTCAAAAAGTTCCTTTCACAGCACTAGGAAAAGCCGATGAGGGTATCTCAGCAGATGAGGAATGGATTTATTGGTTAGGTGAACCTTTCATAGAAATTAAGCATATAAAATTACCGGGTCGCCATAATTTAGAGAATATCTTATCAGCGACAGCAGCAGCCATATTGTCAGGGTGTGAAAAAACAGCGATAGAAAATGTATTAAGTTCTTTCACTGGTGTTCGTCACCGTATGCAATTTGTTCGCGAAGTAAAAAGTCGTACCATATACAATGATTCAAAAGCGACAAATACATTAGCGACAAAAAGTGCACTTTCCTCATTTAAGATGCCAATTATTTTGATTGCAGGTGGACTTGACAGAGGCCATTCATTTGAAGAATTACGCCCTCATATGAAAAATGTCCGTGCTGTCGTGACGATAGGGGAGACAGCAGAGCGTTTTGCAGAGTTTGCGAAGTCTTGTGGTGTAACAGAGACAATCCAAGCATCGACTATGCAGGAAGCCGTCCAGAAGGCATATGCGTGTAGCTGTGAAGACGATGTGATTTTATTGTCACCGAGCTGTGCAAGTTGGGATCAATACGAGAGCTTTGAAATTCGTGGAGATCAATTTATTGATGCAGTCATGAAGTTGTAA
- the ftsW gene encoding putative lipid II flippase FtsW, with amino-acid sequence MRTLERTYRIIFLTTALLLSLIGLVFVQSAGSYWGEVHYQDSSPFIVKQGIYMMISLAVAYVLVKSPLTSHPKFWTYCYIASILMLVAVLIPGIGAVRNGSQSWIAFGPISLQPAEFVKVALLGKLASGMKKHKEKSWQWQHFAWILLPATLIMLQPDLGSAVIMIVSAFVILFLAGYPLSFFIFLFVSGLGAFIALILAAPYRLDRIKSYIDPWNDPLGTGFQSIQSLFAIAPGGLFGHGFGNSRQKFLYLPEPQNDFIFSIIAEEIGFIGAASIVLLFILLFASAFGIAIRLNNWNSFLIVTGMVSMITFQTFLNMGVVSGLLPVTGVTLPFISYGGSSLLTTWLAVGTILHYSANKRAG; translated from the coding sequence ATGCGAACGCTGGAAAGAACCTACCGTATAATCTTTTTGACAACCGCCCTATTATTGTCGCTGATTGGATTAGTATTTGTGCAATCGGCAGGATCTTATTGGGGAGAAGTACATTATCAAGATTCTTCTCCATTTATCGTCAAGCAAGGCATCTATATGATGATTTCCTTGGCTGTCGCTTATGTGCTGGTCAAAAGTCCGTTAACATCCCATCCTAAATTTTGGACCTATTGTTATATCGCTTCAATTTTAATGTTGGTAGCAGTATTGATACCGGGTATTGGAGCGGTGCGAAATGGTTCTCAAAGCTGGATCGCGTTTGGTCCCATTAGTTTGCAACCGGCGGAATTCGTTAAGGTGGCTTTGCTTGGAAAATTAGCAAGCGGTATGAAGAAACATAAAGAAAAGTCCTGGCAGTGGCAACATTTTGCATGGATTTTATTACCCGCAACTTTGATCATGTTGCAACCTGACCTCGGCTCTGCCGTCATCATGATAGTATCTGCTTTTGTCATTCTTTTCTTGGCTGGCTATCCATTGTCATTCTTTATCTTTCTTTTCGTCTCAGGACTCGGTGCTTTTATCGCACTCATTCTAGCTGCACCGTATCGTTTGGATCGAATTAAATCCTATATTGATCCGTGGAACGATCCTCTCGGTACGGGGTTCCAAAGTATTCAATCCTTATTCGCAATTGCCCCTGGCGGATTATTCGGTCATGGCTTTGGGAATAGTCGTCAAAAGTTTTTGTACTTGCCTGAACCTCAAAATGACTTTATCTTTTCGATTATTGCAGAAGAAATAGGCTTTATCGGTGCAGCGTCTATCGTATTGCTGTTTATCTTGTTATTCGCTTCTGCATTCGGCATAGCGATTCGGCTGAACAACTGGAATTCGTTTTTAATTGTCACCGGTATGGTGTCCATGATCACTTTCCAAACGTTTTTAAATATGGGAGTCGTATCAGGTTTGCTGCCTGTGACAGGGGTGACGTTGCCTTTCATAAGTTATGGAGGATCCTCGCTGTTGACCACTTGGCTTGCTGTTGGAACAATTTTACACTACTCTGCGAATAAAAGGGCAGGATGA
- a CDS encoding cell division protein FtsQ/DivIB encodes MEKIIDIEDRIPSMRKKRRRKANMSFLLLVVIFVLVLLALLYFQSSLSDVSNISINETVLHKSEEYKDQSGLYKGQSLWGFRAKDIEKNIKKIPGVKGATVSRDFYNDVSIHVTEWEPVAFIENQGQYNLLLENGDRLETTDPDILSHAPILSGFTDPEVTERMIGELQMMDSTVFELLSELRYQGEEKIDVFMSDGYEVHAVILGFADKMSYYPDIIAQLPKEEKGVLDIEIGVYFKTYTDFYKEPVPIDVEIPQPTEESATTKGKPVEVEMNKEEKSEQNTEEN; translated from the coding sequence GTGGAAAAAATAATAGATATTGAAGATCGGATTCCATCTATGCGTAAAAAACGCAGAAGAAAGGCCAATATGAGCTTTCTTCTACTCGTCGTGATATTCGTCCTTGTTCTTCTTGCCTTATTGTATTTCCAATCTTCATTAAGCGATGTATCGAATATATCCATTAATGAGACTGTTTTACACAAAAGTGAGGAGTATAAAGATCAGAGTGGATTGTATAAGGGGCAATCACTATGGGGTTTCCGTGCTAAAGATATAGAAAAAAATATCAAGAAAATTCCCGGCGTGAAAGGTGCCACGGTGAGTCGTGATTTTTATAATGATGTTTCCATTCATGTTACAGAGTGGGAACCGGTTGCCTTTATAGAGAATCAAGGACAATATAATTTATTGTTGGAAAATGGTGATCGCCTAGAAACTACCGATCCTGATATCCTTTCTCATGCGCCTATCCTATCTGGTTTTACCGATCCTGAAGTGACGGAACGAATGATCGGTGAACTACAAATGATGGATAGTACAGTTTTTGAACTCCTGTCAGAGCTTCGTTATCAAGGAGAAGAAAAAATTGACGTATTTATGAGTGATGGATATGAGGTACATGCAGTGATTTTAGGTTTCGCTGATAAAATGTCCTACTATCCGGATATCATCGCTCAATTGCCAAAAGAAGAAAAAGGCGTGCTAGATATTGAAATTGGCGTGTATTTTAAAACATATACAGATTTCTACAAAGAACCAGTACCGATAGATGTGGAAATTCCACAGCCCACTGAAGAGTCAGCCACAACAAAGGGCAAGCCGGTCGAAGTAGAAATGAATAAGGAGGAAAAAAGTGAGCAAAACACTGAAGAAAACTAG
- a CDS encoding DUF881 domain-containing protein codes for MSKTLKKTREKRGKQLVLSIVFLVLGFMLAFSYRTIGSKQQVLDSQQTNLFQQEEQYRADLIDQQERNKELTNELLEKQKKVHSFEQEFSDKEKNHAVLVEKARDLRLLLGDIPSKGAGVKVTLEDAAYDPSIQNPNDYIVHESHVLRVINELKIAGAQGMTINGQRINSNSYIKCTGPVIMVDGRTFPAPFIIEAVGDPKVLTPALHLKGSVIDGLLRDNIVVTLEEMKEVQLPAIRDEV; via the coding sequence GTGAGCAAAACACTGAAGAAAACTAGAGAAAAACGCGGCAAGCAATTGGTGCTATCCATCGTATTTCTAGTCTTGGGCTTCATGCTTGCATTTTCCTACCGTACAATTGGCAGTAAGCAACAAGTGTTGGATTCACAGCAAACCAATTTATTTCAGCAAGAAGAACAGTATCGGGCCGATTTAATCGATCAGCAAGAGAGAAATAAGGAATTGACAAATGAATTATTGGAGAAACAGAAAAAAGTGCATTCGTTTGAGCAGGAGTTCTCCGATAAAGAAAAAAATCATGCGGTTCTTGTGGAAAAAGCTCGAGATTTAAGATTATTGCTTGGCGATATTCCGTCAAAAGGTGCAGGAGTAAAAGTAACACTGGAAGATGCAGCTTATGATCCTTCAATACAAAATCCGAATGATTATATCGTCCATGAAAGTCACGTTTTACGTGTAATTAATGAATTGAAAATCGCAGGTGCGCAAGGAATGACAATCAATGGGCAACGGATTAATTCGAATTCGTACATAAAATGTACAGGCCCTGTTATTATGGTTGATGGCAGAACGTTTCCAGCACCTTTTATTATAGAAGCAGTAGGAGATCCGAAAGTGCTAACTCCAGCGCTACATTTAAAAGGCAGTGTTATAGATGGTTTGTTGCGAGATAATATCGTCGTCACATTGGAAGAAATGAAGGAAGTTCAACTACCTGCGATTCGTGACGAAGTATGA
- a CDS encoding DUF881 domain-containing protein, with product MKQKIHWKFTLILGIVGFVLALQYNTMNTTSPRDTRDLWAIRKELSSERKIHSELLEEIRGIDQTLVAYNASPEANAASVLQDTLDKLYKQAGFMPTTGPGFVIEVAPSPESIAFGYEIEPVSSELLAWFINVVNQQQGNELEIDGKRFTTLSWIRDINGNLTVNGEVVSTPPFNIKVVSPTKEESEKLYNQLLTTTIQDEFYLDDLILTISEPTDDITLQGWTGGFENRFLKEQTKEE from the coding sequence GTGAAGCAAAAAATACACTGGAAGTTCACGTTGATTCTCGGTATAGTGGGATTTGTATTGGCTTTACAATACAACACAATGAATACTACATCTCCACGAGACACACGAGATTTATGGGCTATTCGTAAAGAATTATCGAGTGAAAGAAAAATCCACTCTGAACTTTTAGAAGAAATCAGGGGAATTGACCAGACGCTTGTTGCTTATAATGCATCACCCGAAGCCAATGCAGCAAGTGTGTTGCAAGACACGTTGGATAAACTGTATAAACAAGCGGGATTCATGCCGACCACTGGTCCAGGATTTGTAATAGAAGTCGCGCCATCCCCAGAAAGTATTGCGTTCGGTTATGAAATAGAGCCAGTATCATCTGAACTGCTGGCTTGGTTTATTAATGTGGTGAATCAACAACAAGGTAATGAGTTGGAGATTGATGGCAAGCGCTTTACTACGTTGAGTTGGATCCGGGATATTAATGGTAATCTGACCGTCAATGGGGAAGTGGTTTCCACACCACCGTTCAATATTAAAGTCGTTTCTCCTACGAAGGAAGAAAGTGAAAAGTTGTATAATCAATTATTGACAACTACCATACAAGATGAGTTTTATTTGGACGACTTAATACTGACAATTAGTGAACCAACGGATGACATTACGTTACAAGGCTGGACGGGCGGTTTTGAAAATCGGTTTTTAAAAGAACAAACAAAGGAGGAATGA
- a CDS encoding small basic family protein: MWLPLLGLLLGVSLGLLSDIQIPQVYNNYLTIAILAAFDTLFGGIRAYLQQVYDDRIFVSGFFFNILLAAALAFIGVHLGVDLYLAAVFAFGVRLFQNIAVIRRILLAKWTGRNKNSDTNA, translated from the coding sequence ATGTGGCTACCCTTACTTGGGCTCCTCCTTGGCGTTTCACTAGGTTTGCTCTCGGATATACAGATCCCGCAAGTATATAATAACTATTTAACTATTGCGATTCTCGCTGCATTTGATACACTATTTGGTGGAATCAGAGCCTATCTTCAGCAAGTGTATGACGACCGAATATTCGTCAGCGGATTTTTCTTCAATATACTATTAGCAGCAGCACTTGCTTTTATCGGTGTACACTTAGGTGTAGATTTATACTTGGCAGCAGTTTTCGCTTTTGGTGTACGATTATTCCAAAACATCGCGGTCATCAGAAGAATCTTGCTCGCAAAATGGACGGGTAGAAACAAAAATTCCGACACAAATGCGTAA
- the ftsA gene encoding cell division protein FtsA, whose translation MSKSNHYVSLDIGSSTIKVLIGEMDQNALHVIGVGNVQSAGIRKGTIIDIDATVQSIRKAIEQAERMTGLKIEEVVLGIPANGVQFQNVKGVVAVNSENREITDDDLERVMKSSQVMNVPPEREFVNLVPKQFIVDDYDEITDPRGMMGVRLEMDATLITTSKTQLHNILRCVEKAGLQIREIYLQPLAAGTFALSEDEMYHGTAFIDIGGGSTTVSVFAENRLISTSVLPVGGDHITKDLSIVLKTPTEQARMIKHQYGHAYYDDASDEELFEVPVVGSDAKDQYSQRYISDVIGSRLEELFELILEDLYATGIRDLPGGIVITGGTAKLDGILQLARDVFKTRARLYTPEYIGVREPMYSTAVGLIRYAYMEDVFFGYEEEPVGSPQSSDSIYEVAEPVARPVKPKKEKGQGFMKRAKKVFDNFFE comes from the coding sequence TTGAGTAAATCAAATCATTACGTATCACTTGATATAGGATCATCCACAATTAAAGTCTTAATTGGGGAGATGGATCAAAATGCCCTGCATGTAATCGGTGTAGGAAATGTACAATCTGCTGGAATTCGCAAAGGAACAATTATTGATATTGATGCCACTGTCCAGTCAATCCGTAAAGCGATTGAACAGGCTGAAAGAATGACAGGCTTGAAAATTGAAGAAGTAGTTCTTGGCATACCTGCAAATGGCGTTCAGTTCCAAAACGTCAAAGGTGTTGTGGCTGTGAACTCTGAAAATCGTGAAATCACAGATGATGACCTAGAAAGAGTTATGAAATCATCACAAGTAATGAATGTTCCACCGGAAAGAGAATTCGTCAATTTAGTGCCAAAGCAATTTATTGTCGATGATTATGATGAAATCACAGACCCCCGTGGTATGATGGGAGTAAGATTGGAAATGGACGCGACGTTAATTACGACGTCCAAAACTCAACTACATAACATTTTACGCTGTGTAGAAAAAGCTGGTTTACAAATACGCGAAATTTATTTGCAGCCATTGGCGGCAGGTACATTCGCATTATCTGAAGATGAAATGTATCATGGAACTGCCTTTATCGATATTGGTGGAGGATCAACTACGGTTTCGGTGTTCGCTGAAAATCGTTTGATTAGTACGTCTGTATTACCTGTTGGCGGAGATCATATTACAAAAGACTTATCAATCGTCTTAAAAACACCTACAGAACAAGCAAGAATGATTAAGCATCAGTATGGACACGCCTATTATGATGATGCTTCAGATGAAGAATTATTTGAAGTACCGGTAGTAGGGTCAGATGCAAAAGATCAATATAGCCAGCGTTATATCTCTGATGTTATCGGTTCACGTCTTGAAGAATTGTTCGAATTGATTCTCGAAGACTTATATGCAACAGGTATCCGTGACTTGCCTGGCGGTATCGTCATCACAGGCGGTACAGCTAAATTGGACGGGATTTTACAGTTGGCTCGTGATGTCTTTAAAACAAGAGCTAGATTATACACACCAGAATATATTGGTGTCCGTGAGCCAATGTATTCTACTGCGGTTGGCTTGATTCGCTATGCATATATGGAAGATGTGTTCTTTGGTTATGAAGAAGAGCCGGTTGGTTCACCTCAATCATCAGACTCCATTTATGAAGTTGCGGAACCTGTAGCTAGACCAGTTAAGCCGAAAAAAGAAAAAGGTCAAGGATTCATGAAACGCGCTAAAAAAGTATTCGACAATTTCTTTGAGTAA
- the ftsZ gene encoding cell division protein FtsZ: MLEFETNIDALAVIKVIGVGGGGNNAVNRMIEHGVQGVEFIAVNTDAQALKLSSAEIKLQIGEKLTRGLGAGANPEVGKKAAEESKEQIEEALRGADMVFVTAGMGGGTGTGAAPVIAQIAKDIGALTVGVVTRPFTFEGRKRSTSAAGGIASMKEAIDTLIVIPNDKLLEIVDKNTPMLEAFREADNVLRQGVQGISDLIAVPGLINLDFADVKTIMYNKGSALMGIGMSTGENRAAEAAKKAISSPLLETSIDGAKGVLMNITGGSNLSLFEVQEAADIVATASDENVNMIFGSVINDDLKDEIIVTVIATGFNEEQLAPSRQRGAGVTGGVRPQRPVQQQPPTQQSRYEEQPRYEQQAEPRQPQVNQQHQHEEQLDIPTFLRNRTRRK; encoded by the coding sequence ATGCTTGAATTTGAGACGAATATAGATGCATTAGCGGTAATTAAAGTTATTGGAGTGGGCGGCGGCGGAAACAATGCGGTCAACCGTATGATTGAACATGGAGTGCAAGGTGTAGAATTTATCGCGGTAAATACGGATGCTCAAGCATTGAAATTATCATCGGCTGAAATCAAACTACAAATCGGTGAGAAGCTTACTAGAGGACTTGGCGCAGGCGCTAACCCTGAGGTAGGTAAAAAAGCTGCTGAAGAAAGTAAAGAGCAGATCGAAGAAGCTCTACGTGGAGCAGACATGGTCTTCGTTACAGCTGGTATGGGAGGCGGAACTGGTACGGGTGCAGCACCAGTTATCGCTCAAATCGCTAAAGATATTGGTGCATTGACAGTAGGTGTGGTTACACGTCCGTTCACTTTTGAAGGAAGAAAGAGATCTACTTCAGCAGCTGGCGGTATCGCAAGCATGAAAGAAGCAATCGATACGCTAATTGTTATTCCAAATGACAAGTTGCTGGAGATTGTGGATAAAAACACTCCAATGCTTGAAGCGTTCAGAGAAGCTGACAATGTATTGCGTCAAGGTGTTCAAGGTATCTCGGATTTGATCGCAGTACCTGGATTGATCAATCTCGACTTTGCTGACGTGAAAACGATCATGTACAACAAAGGATCTGCATTGATGGGGATCGGTATGTCTACTGGTGAAAATCGTGCAGCGGAAGCCGCGAAAAAAGCTATTTCTAGTCCGTTGCTTGAAACATCAATCGATGGAGCCAAAGGTGTCTTAATGAATATTACAGGTGGTTCGAACTTGAGCTTGTTTGAAGTGCAGGAAGCAGCTGATATTGTTGCCACTGCTTCAGACGAAAACGTTAACATGATCTTCGGTTCTGTTATCAACGACGACTTGAAAGATGAAATCATCGTCACAGTCATCGCGACAGGATTTAACGAAGAACAATTAGCTCCATCAAGACAACGTGGTGCTGGGGTGACGGGTGGCGTTCGCCCACAAAGACCTGTACAACAGCAACCGCCAACACAACAGAGCAGATATGAAGAGCAACCACGTTACGAACAACAAGCTGAGCCGAGACAGCCACAGGTTAATCAGCAGCATCAGCACGAAGAACAATTGGATATCCCAACGTTCTTACGTAATCGTACGCGTCGTAAATAA
- a CDS encoding sigma-E processing peptidase SpoIIGA — protein MYGELMIGINMLFNYAILSFTNKVGNHQTSKRRLWSAAFLGAFFITLFPYSLPAMIFTFLGMTYIAFGQTFRSWKSSILAVLIAAFFAGGMLTLIYAQISINVNQRFLFVAIGLTYLSLYIVKHKWIDTRMMNKLMSFTLDSELNLWGHSIPLKVFIDTGNHCVEPLSGDPVHFIGYKAIKDQLPDDFASALVSWNPEKSPDLASFPATYQKNLRLIRLQTVQGASWAVGIKYDSWLLEGELLPVGYIVLTKEQHQYPQGAAAILQMSAMDVLKEEGRTAIC, from the coding sequence ATGTATGGAGAACTGATGATAGGGATCAACATGCTCTTTAACTACGCCATCCTATCATTCACTAATAAAGTTGGAAATCATCAAACGAGCAAAAGGAGGTTATGGAGCGCAGCATTTCTCGGTGCCTTCTTTATTACGTTGTTCCCGTATTCTTTGCCAGCGATGATCTTCACTTTTTTAGGAATGACGTATATCGCATTTGGACAAACGTTTAGGAGTTGGAAAAGTTCGATTCTCGCTGTACTGATCGCGGCTTTCTTCGCAGGAGGAATGTTGACCTTGATCTATGCACAGATTAGTATCAACGTAAATCAACGCTTTTTATTCGTAGCGATTGGTCTAACCTATCTGTCGTTATACATCGTGAAGCATAAATGGATTGACACACGCATGATGAATAAGTTAATGAGTTTCACGCTGGACTCAGAATTGAATTTATGGGGACATTCCATTCCACTTAAGGTATTCATCGATACGGGTAATCATTGCGTAGAACCATTATCAGGAGATCCTGTGCATTTTATTGGCTATAAGGCAATCAAAGATCAGCTGCCAGACGACTTCGCTTCAGCACTAGTGTCCTGGAATCCTGAAAAATCTCCAGACTTGGCGAGTTTCCCTGCTACTTATCAAAAGAATCTTCGTTTAATACGATTGCAGACTGTTCAAGGTGCTTCGTGGGCTGTTGGAATCAAGTATGATAGCTGGTTGCTCGAAGGAGAGTTATTGCCTGTAGGATACATCGTCTTGACGAAAGAACAGCATCAATACCCTCAAGGTGCAGCGGCTATTTTGCAAATGAGTGCGATGGATGTACTAAAAGAAGAAGGGAGAACGGCTATATGTTGA
- the sigE gene encoding RNA polymerase sporulation sigma factor SigE: MLIEVKKWVSYIVGFFRQKSGIFYIGGHESLPKPLDKEQEAKMIAALMNGDAAARDTLIEKNLRLVVYIARRFDNTNTNIEDLISIGTIGLIKAIETFKADKNIKLATYASRCIENEILMHLRKTNRIRSEISFDEPLNSDADGNELLLSDILGTDEDIIIDDVEKKLERQYMIDAISVLDERERYIMEQRFGLMGTNEMTQKEVADLLGISQSYISRLEKKIISELRDRLNQPIS; this comes from the coding sequence ATGTTGATAGAAGTAAAAAAATGGGTTTCTTATATTGTGGGATTCTTTAGACAAAAAAGCGGCATATTTTATATTGGTGGACATGAGTCTCTTCCTAAGCCACTCGATAAGGAGCAGGAAGCAAAAATGATTGCGGCATTAATGAATGGCGATGCTGCTGCGCGTGATACATTAATTGAAAAAAATTTACGTCTCGTTGTCTATATCGCAAGGCGCTTCGATAATACGAACACGAATATTGAAGATCTCATTAGTATAGGAACTATCGGCTTGATCAAAGCAATAGAAACTTTTAAAGCAGATAAAAATATTAAGCTGGCGACATATGCTTCTCGTTGTATTGAAAATGAAATTTTAATGCATTTGCGTAAAACGAATCGAATTCGTTCGGAGATCTCATTTGATGAACCGTTAAATTCGGATGCCGATGGTAATGAGTTACTTCTATCGGATATCCTAGGGACAGATGAAGACATTATTATAGACGATGTCGAGAAAAAGCTAGAGCGTCAATATATGATCGATGCCATTTCAGTTTTAGATGAAAGAGAACGTTATATTATGGAACAACGATTCGGACTAATGGGCACGAATGAAATGACACAAAAAGAAGTAGCGGATCTTCTCGGTATTTCACAATCGTATATATCTAGATTGGAAAAGAAAATAATTTCTGAGCTACGAGATCGACTAAATCAACCAATTTCATAA
- the sigG gene encoding RNA polymerase sporulation sigma factor SigG translates to MVRTRVEICGINTSELPLLTADVMKETFIRLQSGDEFARDELVFANLRLVLSLVQRFNYRGEQADDLFQVGCIGLLKAIDNFDLKHNVRFSTYAVPMIIGEIKRHLRDHHAVRVSRSLRDIAYKAIRAKEQYVNEHQHEPRISDLEKITGIPEEDILFALDAIQDPMSLHEPMNSDGGDPIYMMDQLHDQRVSEDRWMNYVSIKDKMSELDERQQLIVSKRFYLGQTQTEIAKELGISQAQISRIEKHAMEQIRLGIEQKK, encoded by the coding sequence ATGGTACGTACAAGAGTAGAAATTTGTGGGATCAATACGTCCGAGCTGCCTTTATTAACTGCCGATGTGATGAAAGAGACATTCATCCGTTTGCAAAGCGGTGACGAATTTGCTAGAGATGAATTGGTATTTGCGAATTTACGTCTCGTACTTAGCCTTGTTCAACGCTTTAACTATCGTGGAGAGCAGGCTGATGATTTATTCCAGGTTGGTTGTATTGGGTTGTTGAAAGCCATAGACAATTTTGACTTAAAACATAATGTCCGGTTTTCCACCTACGCTGTGCCGATGATTATTGGAGAAATAAAACGACATCTTCGTGATCATCATGCTGTTCGTGTATCCAGATCGTTACGTGATATCGCTTATAAAGCCATCAGGGCAAAAGAACAATATGTCAACGAACATCAACACGAACCAAGAATTTCAGATCTCGAGAAGATTACCGGCATACCGGAAGAAGATATACTCTTCGCCTTAGATGCCATACAGGACCCTATGTCGTTGCATGAGCCAATGAACAGCGATGGCGGCGATCCGATTTATATGATGGATCAGCTACATGACCAGAGAGTATCAGAGGATCGTTGGATGAACTATGTGTCCATTAAAGATAAAATGAGCGAGCTGGACGAACGTCAACAACTTATCGTTTCCAAACGATTTTACCTCGGTCAGACGCAAACCGAAATTGCTAAGGAGCTCGGAATCTCACAGGCTCAAATCTCAAGAATTGAAAAGCATGCGATGGAGCAGATTCGGCTTGGAATTGAGCAGAAGAAATAA
- a CDS encoding PRC-barrel domain-containing protein, with amino-acid sequence MRFSSLQKKEVIELKKGSFLGFVQDATIDIEKGEIAQLHIGELERSFFSDSKSKGVQKINYKDVMTIGKDIILIENKRLNK; translated from the coding sequence ATGCGTTTTTCCAGCTTACAGAAAAAAGAAGTCATTGAACTGAAAAAAGGGTCTTTCCTCGGTTTTGTTCAAGACGCCACAATCGACATCGAAAAAGGAGAAATTGCTCAACTTCATATAGGCGAACTTGAACGCTCATTCTTCTCAGACAGCAAGTCAAAAGGTGTCCAAAAAATCAATTACAAAGACGTCATGACGATTGGAAAAGATATTATCTTGATTGAGAATAAACGGCTCAATAAATGA